In Candidatus Baltobacteraceae bacterium, the following proteins share a genomic window:
- a CDS encoding STAS domain-containing protein translates to MTDNTTERVMKIDLYGEFDLSRRDELTAALEPAATADLAQLHFIDTTYMDSTALGCLIRLRKKMRDHNPQSHIRIIAPSPQMRKLFDIAGLLEIFEIDVDRAG, encoded by the coding sequence ATGACCGACAATACCACCGAACGGGTGATGAAGATCGATCTCTACGGGGAGTTCGATCTTTCGCGCCGCGACGAGCTGACCGCGGCACTCGAGCCCGCCGCCACGGCCGACCTCGCGCAGTTGCACTTCATCGACACGACCTATATGGACTCGACGGCGCTCGGTTGTCTGATCCGTCTTCGCAAGAAAATGCGCGATCACAACCCGCAAAGCCATATCCGCATCATCGCCCCCAGCCCGCAGATGCGCAAGCTCTTCGACATCGCCGGCCTTCTCGAGATCTTCGAGATCGACGTGGACCGCGCGGGCTAG
- a CDS encoding electron transfer flavoprotein subunit alpha/FixB family protein: MRNVIVYVEHKAGQTRKVTFELATEARRLADALGGKAHAVALGAGAKSIAETLKNYPLDTIHVNEDGEVDSYLLDPTIDYMEALAKSVDSAVVLLPNTMLGRDVAGRLAARLDAGMNSDVTDIRPEAGRVGCIAPKLGGAQITTCAFKEGAQFGVVTVRPNSFAAQAGGSGAQIVELAKPAGKTYRMSIETEVEEASGEMGLEEAPAVVAGGRGLGGPEPFETLLRPLANALGGTVGASRAAADAGWVPYSLQIGQTGKTVSPNLYIAAGISGAIQHKVGMQTAKTIVAINRDASVPIGEFADLLVVGDAFAILPELTKLVQEARAHA, translated from the coding sequence ATGCGCAACGTCATCGTCTACGTCGAACACAAAGCCGGCCAAACGCGCAAGGTGACGTTCGAACTTGCGACCGAAGCGCGGCGGCTCGCCGATGCGCTCGGCGGGAAGGCTCACGCGGTCGCGCTCGGCGCGGGCGCGAAGAGCATCGCGGAAACGCTGAAGAACTATCCGCTCGATACCATTCACGTGAATGAAGACGGCGAGGTCGATTCGTACCTGCTCGATCCGACGATCGATTACATGGAAGCGCTTGCGAAGAGCGTGGATTCGGCGGTCGTGCTCCTTCCCAACACGATGCTCGGCCGCGACGTGGCCGGCCGTTTGGCCGCGCGTCTCGATGCGGGAATGAACTCCGACGTCACCGACATTCGGCCCGAGGCCGGACGCGTGGGATGTATAGCGCCGAAACTCGGCGGCGCACAGATCACGACGTGCGCTTTTAAAGAGGGCGCCCAGTTCGGCGTGGTAACCGTTCGTCCGAATTCCTTTGCCGCCCAAGCGGGCGGCTCGGGCGCACAGATCGTCGAGCTTGCAAAGCCGGCGGGCAAGACCTACCGGATGTCGATCGAAACCGAGGTGGAAGAAGCCTCGGGCGAAATGGGCCTCGAAGAGGCTCCCGCGGTGGTCGCGGGCGGTCGAGGCCTGGGCGGCCCCGAACCGTTCGAGACGCTCCTGCGGCCGCTGGCGAACGCGCTGGGCGGCACCGTGGGCGCTTCGCGAGCGGCGGCCGACGCGGGTTGGGTGCCCTATAGCCTGCAAATCGGTCAAACCGGCAAGACCGTGAGCCCGAACCTGTACATCGCCGCCGGGATTTCCGGGGCCATTCAACACAAAGTGGGCATGCAGACGGCGAAGACCATCGTGGCAATCAATCGGGACGCCAGCGTGCCGATCGGCGAATTTGCCGACCTGCTCGTCGTCGGCGACGCCTTCGCCATTCTCCCGGAACTGACGAAACTGGTCCAAGAGGCACGAGCGCACGCGTGA
- a CDS encoding electron transfer flavoprotein subunit beta/FixA family protein yields the protein MKIVVTVKLVPDTNATKRIDPSTKRLVRTGLETVLNPYDEYALEAALQLKEKIGGDTTVTVFSMVPETGKEIVRKALAMGADDAVMLSDPALEGSDVWGTAVAMAAALKNIGFDLVICGGLADDGSTGGVPGALAEYLGVPGVTNARHLDITGDALKAQRETDSGYQVVNVTLPALVSVTMAVGEPRYPSLKGIMGAKKKSIVAMTAGELELDGKVGASGAKTELLEAAAPAARAKGQIVTADDGASGAKIIFDFLKEKKLV from the coding sequence GTGAAGATCGTGGTCACCGTGAAGTTGGTACCCGATACCAATGCGACCAAACGGATCGATCCCTCGACGAAGCGGCTGGTTCGCACCGGTCTCGAGACGGTTCTCAATCCGTACGACGAGTACGCTCTCGAAGCGGCGCTCCAACTCAAAGAAAAGATCGGCGGCGATACGACCGTCACGGTCTTTAGCATGGTGCCCGAAACCGGCAAGGAGATCGTTCGCAAAGCGCTCGCCATGGGCGCCGACGATGCGGTCATGCTGAGCGATCCGGCTCTCGAAGGCAGCGACGTGTGGGGAACCGCCGTTGCGATGGCGGCCGCGCTAAAGAACATCGGATTCGATTTGGTCATCTGCGGCGGCCTCGCCGACGACGGCAGCACGGGCGGCGTGCCCGGCGCGCTTGCCGAATATCTCGGCGTGCCCGGCGTTACCAACGCGCGCCACCTCGATATTACCGGCGATGCGCTTAAAGCGCAGCGCGAGACCGACAGCGGCTATCAAGTCGTCAACGTTACGTTGCCGGCGCTCGTCAGCGTGACGATGGCGGTCGGCGAGCCGCGCTATCCCTCGCTCAAAGGCATCATGGGCGCGAAGAAAAAGAGCATCGTGGCCATGACCGCCGGCGAGCTCGAGCTCGACGGGAAAGTCGGCGCGAGCGGTGCGAAGACCGAATTGCTCGAAGCCGCGGCTCCTGCGGCGCGCGCGAAGGGCCAAATCGTCACGGCGGACGATGGCGCATCCGGTGCGAAAATCATCTTCGACTTCCTTAAAGAAAAGAAACTCGTCTGA
- a CDS encoding prolyl oligopeptidase family serine peptidase, whose amino-acid sequence MLRIALRAPMLAVLLALAAAPALAAAPFSMDDILSAPFVDDVTASPAGTMLVFTADERGRRNLYLDRGGRARRLTDYTRDDGQDLSQPRIAPNENAVAYVRGGGSNDRAEYPNPRNLPDPPRQNVWVIAATGGKPVRVGEGDSPAISPSGASIVWLLRGQPMIAALRATRGAVSIGKAKRLFTIRGDLGDPRWSPDGRRIAFTDSRGNHGYVVIYSLARTTLTYAAPNFANDSYAVWSPDGAQVAFVRQPGLREDFSAYADPTIEAPWSIWVADAATGTGHQLFTADAGMGSVYYETDSRSQLFWSKNGYIAFPWEKDGWRHLYAIRATGGAARLLTPGDGETETVTQTLDGARLVYTTNIGDIDRRHIASVPFAGGAPVQLTHGPHSQWQPSPMAGGALAFVDADYSHPPAVFVRGASGSVAAAGGPEVPRSFPARAVVEPQLVTFHSIDGLLLHAQLFVPNPDAGTHCAIIFDHGGSQRQMLPGFHYMEAYTNLYESNQYYTNHGCVVLSINYRSGIMYGHDFREAKNYGYLGGSEYQDVLAGAKYLQARSDVDAKRLGIYGLSYGGYLTALGLARNSDIFKAGVDMAGVHNWATLLDHDYGSKQGTPQQRKVAYDASPVAAIDTWRSPVFLSQGDDDRNVAFSQGVDLATRLRAKGVDVRELVFPNETHENLVYAHMLELYSRSADWLLKKL is encoded by the coding sequence ATGCTTCGGATCGCGTTGCGCGCGCCTATGCTCGCGGTGCTTCTCGCGTTGGCTGCCGCTCCCGCGCTTGCCGCCGCGCCGTTTTCGATGGATGACATTTTATCGGCACCCTTCGTCGACGACGTCACCGCGTCACCGGCTGGAACCATGCTCGTTTTCACGGCCGACGAACGCGGACGGCGCAATCTCTACCTTGATCGCGGCGGACGCGCGCGGCGCTTAACCGACTACACGCGGGACGACGGCCAGGACCTTTCCCAACCGCGGATCGCTCCCAACGAGAACGCCGTGGCGTACGTGCGGGGCGGGGGCAGCAACGATCGGGCCGAGTATCCGAATCCGCGCAATCTTCCCGATCCGCCGCGACAGAACGTGTGGGTCATCGCCGCGACGGGCGGTAAGCCGGTTCGCGTGGGTGAGGGCGACTCGCCCGCGATCTCGCCAAGCGGTGCGAGCATCGTGTGGCTGTTGCGGGGACAACCGATGATCGCCGCGCTTCGCGCCACGCGAGGCGCCGTTTCGATCGGCAAGGCGAAGCGGCTCTTTACGATTCGAGGGGACCTGGGCGATCCGCGCTGGTCGCCCGACGGCCGCCGCATCGCCTTTACCGATAGTCGCGGCAATCACGGATACGTCGTTATCTATTCGCTCGCGCGCACGACCTTGACGTACGCGGCGCCGAATTTCGCAAACGACAGTTATGCGGTGTGGTCGCCCGACGGCGCGCAGGTTGCCTTCGTGCGCCAACCGGGTCTACGCGAGGATTTTTCGGCCTACGCCGATCCGACGATTGAAGCGCCGTGGTCCATTTGGGTCGCCGATGCGGCGACCGGAACCGGGCATCAACTCTTTACCGCCGACGCCGGGATGGGATCGGTCTATTACGAAACCGACAGCCGCAGCCAACTCTTTTGGTCGAAAAACGGCTACATCGCGTTTCCGTGGGAAAAAGACGGCTGGCGCCATCTCTACGCAATCCGTGCGACCGGCGGCGCCGCGCGTTTGCTCACGCCCGGCGACGGCGAGACGGAGACCGTAACCCAAACGCTCGACGGCGCGCGCCTGGTCTACACGACCAACATCGGCGATATCGATCGCCGGCACATCGCGAGCGTCCCCTTCGCGGGCGGTGCGCCCGTGCAACTCACGCACGGTCCGCACAGCCAGTGGCAACCGAGCCCCATGGCGGGGGGAGCGCTCGCGTTCGTCGACGCCGATTACTCGCATCCGCCCGCGGTGTTCGTGCGCGGCGCGAGTGGAAGCGTCGCTGCGGCCGGCGGCCCAGAGGTGCCTCGATCGTTCCCGGCGAGGGCCGTCGTCGAGCCGCAGCTCGTTACGTTTCACTCCATCGACGGATTGCTGCTGCACGCGCAGCTCTTCGTCCCGAATCCCGACGCCGGCACGCACTGCGCGATCATCTTCGATCATGGCGGATCGCAACGCCAGATGCTGCCCGGATTTCATTACATGGAAGCCTACACGAATCTCTACGAATCGAACCAATACTACACCAACCACGGATGCGTCGTCCTCTCGATCAATTATCGCAGCGGAATCATGTACGGCCATGACTTTCGCGAGGCGAAGAACTACGGCTATCTGGGAGGGAGCGAGTATCAAGACGTACTCGCCGGCGCGAAGTACTTGCAAGCGCGCAGCGACGTCGATGCGAAGCGGCTGGGGATCTATGGGTTATCGTACGGCGGCTATTTGACCGCGCTCGGGCTCGCACGCAATTCGGATATTTTCAAAGCCGGCGTGGACATGGCCGGCGTTCATAACTGGGCCACGCTGCTCGATCACGATTACGGATCGAAGCAGGGGACGCCGCAGCAGCGCAAGGTCGCCTACGACGCATCGCCGGTCGCCGCGATCGACACGTGGCGTTCGCCCGTCTTTCTCTCGCAAGGCGACGACGATCGCAACGTCGCGTTCTCGCAAGGCGTCGATTTGGCAACGCGCCTGCGCGCCAAAGGCGTCGACGTTCGAGAGCTGGTCTTCCCCAACGAAACGCACGAGAATCTCGTCTACGCGCACATGCTTGAACTCTACAGCCGCTCGGCGGATTGGCTCTTGAAAAAGCTCTAG
- a CDS encoding sigma-E factor regulatory protein RseB domain-containing protein: MQIVSKFLAMLALTILVSAAAARAQGGNATELLRQAIDAPNTVSYVGQVQNLEFGSSKAEASIFRIEHDSPNLTRRWYVAPQTLYGDSIISRGDTSYNVDVKTNRVIVTKDDAIDDQVAQDDNFALLSRNYRAISGTDENVAGRPALSILLVNKYTGQTVMRIWLDSQTKLVLQKEQYGSNGSVIRQMRFEQIRFVKDLPDGIFSVPSKGFSRVQGTTTGIPSNDLAGAVRTAGFKARGPRYLPDGFTPVAADVTDIKGIRTLHLLYSDGVRTVSLFENARGAAVDLSHYRSHPTKVSQSDAQYVEDGPITLLAWAAEGLHFAVVGELNLAELGKIAASVVP, translated from the coding sequence ATGCAAATCGTTAGTAAGTTCTTAGCGATGCTCGCGCTGACGATTCTCGTCAGCGCGGCCGCCGCCCGCGCGCAAGGCGGCAACGCCACCGAACTGCTGCGCCAGGCGATCGACGCGCCGAACACCGTTTCGTACGTTGGACAAGTTCAGAATCTCGAGTTCGGTTCGTCCAAAGCCGAGGCTTCGATCTTTCGCATCGAACACGATTCGCCGAACCTCACGCGGCGCTGGTACGTCGCGCCGCAGACGCTCTACGGCGACTCGATCATCAGCCGCGGCGACACCAGCTACAACGTCGACGTCAAGACCAATCGCGTGATCGTCACCAAAGACGACGCCATCGACGATCAAGTCGCGCAGGACGACAACTTCGCGCTCCTGAGCCGCAACTATCGTGCGATCTCCGGCACCGACGAGAACGTTGCCGGGCGACCGGCGCTCTCGATCTTGCTGGTGAATAAATACACCGGCCAGACGGTGATGCGCATTTGGCTCGATTCGCAGACCAAGCTCGTGTTACAAAAAGAGCAGTACGGCAGTAACGGGTCGGTCATCCGTCAGATGCGCTTCGAGCAAATCCGCTTCGTTAAGGATCTTCCCGACGGAATCTTTTCGGTTCCGTCCAAGGGTTTCTCGCGCGTGCAGGGCACGACTACGGGCATTCCCTCCAACGATTTGGCCGGCGCGGTACGCACGGCCGGATTTAAAGCGCGCGGCCCGCGCTATCTGCCCGACGGATTTACGCCCGTTGCGGCCGACGTTACCGATATCAAGGGTATCCGCACGCTGCATCTGCTCTACTCGGACGGCGTGCGAACGGTCTCGCTCTTCGAAAACGCGCGCGGCGCCGCCGTCGATTTGAGTCATTACCGGTCGCATCCGACCAAGGTGTCGCAGAGCGACGCGCAATACGTCGAAGACGGCCCGATTACGCTGCTCGCGTGGGCGGCCGAAGGGCTCCACTTCGCCGTCGTCGGCGAACTCAATCTCGCCGAACTCGGAAAAATCGCCGCTTCCGTCGTTCCTTAG
- a CDS encoding tetratricopeptide repeat protein yields MKRTLLVASFITAVVAAFALPGGSASAGLFGGKPAPTATPSAAPAPIPTATPEPPGIAIPRLQEKLKANPNDRDALVGLAQQYLAVGHPELSLPLTQKLLQLGEKTAQVYYFDGSAQAALGRVPQAIADLESASNLEPTNIGVLSTLADLYLKTNRPKDAERIANRAVTFNKTDPRAFTTLGIVDATEKKYDEARAQFEAAFKLDPKDVTPLLQEAQTYANQKALSSAVAAVDRARAIDPRNVQVLVFRADLLAQQNDIPKAAAAFDDAIAAATTDDDKVAISIRKAAMYVAAKQNAQADQTFQAAIAAYPKVASGYTAYGEYLAGQHQTPKAQQEFLQALQVNKDEPGALLDMAEIKLSSHQTTDAIGYLKHLGDVAPTAQAFALLGQAYIATHNYGSARDACSKSFQIQRAPETLGCVAGSDYSLKNYKEAAQIFDVLDANVKAYLDQNPQLLYMAGVSYTQVNQKSKAIGAYKRLLKVMKPGTKEYKNIQASINSLSKPSPHASKKKPG; encoded by the coding sequence TTGAAACGAACCCTACTCGTCGCGTCGTTTATAACCGCCGTCGTAGCCGCGTTTGCGCTACCGGGCGGGAGCGCGAGCGCCGGACTCTTCGGCGGAAAGCCGGCACCCACCGCAACGCCATCGGCCGCACCGGCGCCGATCCCAACCGCGACGCCGGAGCCGCCGGGCATCGCGATTCCGCGTCTGCAAGAGAAGCTCAAGGCCAATCCCAACGACCGCGATGCGCTCGTGGGGCTCGCCCAGCAGTATCTCGCGGTCGGCCATCCGGAACTCTCGCTGCCGCTGACGCAAAAACTGCTGCAGCTCGGTGAGAAGACCGCTCAGGTCTATTACTTCGACGGGTCGGCCCAAGCGGCGCTCGGCCGCGTGCCGCAGGCCATTGCGGATCTCGAGAGCGCGTCGAATCTCGAACCCACGAATATCGGCGTGCTCAGCACGCTTGCGGATCTGTACCTGAAGACCAATCGGCCGAAGGATGCGGAGCGCATCGCGAACCGGGCCGTGACCTTCAACAAGACCGATCCGCGCGCGTTTACGACGCTCGGCATCGTCGATGCGACCGAGAAGAAATACGACGAGGCGCGCGCGCAGTTCGAGGCCGCGTTCAAACTCGATCCCAAAGACGTGACGCCGCTGCTGCAAGAGGCGCAAACCTACGCGAATCAAAAAGCCTTGTCGTCCGCGGTTGCCGCGGTGGACCGCGCGCGAGCGATCGATCCGAGAAACGTGCAAGTCCTCGTCTTCCGCGCCGATCTCTTGGCACAGCAGAACGATATCCCGAAGGCCGCCGCGGCATTCGACGATGCCATCGCCGCCGCGACCACCGATGACGACAAGGTCGCGATCTCGATTCGCAAGGCCGCCATGTACGTTGCCGCCAAGCAAAACGCGCAAGCCGATCAGACCTTCCAAGCGGCGATCGCCGCCTATCCGAAAGTCGCTTCCGGGTACACGGCCTACGGCGAGTATCTCGCGGGTCAGCACCAGACCCCCAAGGCGCAGCAAGAGTTCTTGCAAGCGCTGCAAGTCAATAAAGACGAGCCGGGCGCGCTTCTCGACATGGCGGAGATCAAGTTGAGCAGCCACCAAACCACCGATGCGATCGGATATCTCAAGCATCTGGGCGACGTCGCTCCGACCGCGCAGGCGTTCGCACTTCTCGGCCAGGCCTATATCGCGACGCACAACTACGGAAGCGCGCGCGACGCCTGCAGCAAGTCGTTCCAAATCCAGCGCGCGCCGGAGACGCTGGGCTGCGTCGCGGGCTCGGACTATAGCCTCAAGAACTACAAAGAGGCCGCGCAGATCTTCGACGTACTCGATGCAAACGTCAAAGCCTACCTCGATCAGAACCCGCAGCTGCTCTATATGGCGGGCGTTTCGTACACGCAAGTCAATCAGAAGAGCAAAGCCATCGGTGCCTACAAACGGCTGCTCAAGGTGATGAAGCCCGGTACCAAAGAGTACAAGAACATCCAAGCATCGATCAACAGCCTCTCCAAACCCAGTCCGCACGCGTCGAAGAAGAAGCCCGGCTAA
- a CDS encoding HAD family hydrolase has protein sequence MPAFIFDLDGTLVDSVYQHVRAWNTALTECDLQLSVWRIHRRIGMSGGPLVRALMRELGREIDPDTTERLKRRHAEEFQSLLPSIRPLPGARELLRELSDLNVKWTIATSAAAADAAPMFELLGVPPNVPVTTRDDVDRAKPDPDVFLTAAQKLGVDSSDAMAVGDSVWDMLAARRAHFLSIGILAGGYGATELEQAGAYRVYADPDDLRRHLDEVGVREEERT, from the coding sequence ATGCCGGCATTCATCTTCGATCTCGACGGCACGCTGGTCGACAGCGTCTATCAGCACGTCCGGGCGTGGAATACGGCGTTGACCGAGTGCGATCTCCAACTCTCCGTCTGGCGCATTCATCGGCGGATCGGTATGAGCGGCGGACCGCTCGTCCGTGCGCTGATGCGCGAACTGGGGCGCGAAATCGACCCCGACACGACGGAACGTTTGAAGCGGCGGCATGCCGAGGAGTTTCAGAGCCTGCTTCCATCGATTCGGCCGCTGCCGGGCGCGCGCGAGCTGTTGCGCGAGCTTAGCGATCTCAATGTGAAATGGACGATCGCAACGAGCGCCGCCGCGGCTGACGCCGCGCCGATGTTCGAACTGCTTGGCGTTCCGCCGAACGTACCCGTGACGACGCGCGACGACGTCGACCGAGCCAAACCCGACCCCGACGTCTTTTTGACCGCGGCGCAGAAGCTCGGCGTCGATTCCTCGGATGCGATGGCCGTGGGCGACAGCGTTTGGGATATGCTGGCCGCGCGTCGCGCGCATTTTTTGAGTATCGGCATCCTGGCCGGCGGCTATGGAGCGACCGAACTCGAGCAGGCGGGCGCATATCGCGTCTACGCCGACCCGGACGATCTGCGCCGCCATCTCGACGAGGTTGGCGTGCGCGAGGAGGAACGAACGTGA
- a CDS encoding DUF2630 family protein: MKDADIHSHIEELVAEEHRLLERAEAGSLPLADRTRLDEVNVALDRYWDLLRQRRARRDAGQDPAAAQIRSADTVEHYRQ, translated from the coding sequence ATGAAAGACGCCGACATTCACAGCCATATCGAGGAGCTGGTCGCCGAGGAGCATCGTTTGCTCGAACGGGCCGAAGCCGGTTCGCTGCCCTTGGCCGACCGCACGCGCTTGGATGAAGTAAACGTCGCCCTCGACCGGTATTGGGACCTCTTACGCCAGCGACGCGCGCGCCGCGATGCGGGACAAGATCCGGCGGCAGCGCAAATTCGCTCGGCCGATACGGTCGAGCACTACCGGCAATAG
- a CDS encoding histone deacetylase yields MRIVSDETYGDHLRGIPHPESPDRVEVVASYLTARGQFGERVAARDASDEEIVRVHAPAYLETVKREVGSLEGVAGYLSTGDTLVDARSLAVARRAAGGAIAAMEAAVRYDAPVFALVRPPGHHAEGARGMGFCVFNNAAIAARAYLAAHGGRVLVVDFDYHHGNGTQAAAGDGLSYVSTHAFPAYPGTGTIRDNYRLGADAIANVPLPTHAFGTEPFVALWERLLPEIARHTRPDLLIVSAGFDYVAGDPVGDLGVDAEAAGPLAALVGSVAQEYCKGRVAYVLEGGYDVDALARSVSLVLSTHDAGITERSAARTQAVPPPQLAALERIRDLR; encoded by the coding sequence GTGAGGATCGTCTCCGACGAAACCTATGGCGACCACCTACGCGGGATTCCCCATCCGGAATCACCCGACCGCGTCGAGGTGGTCGCTTCGTATCTAACCGCTCGAGGACAGTTCGGCGAACGGGTCGCGGCGCGCGATGCCAGCGACGAAGAAATCGTGCGGGTACACGCGCCGGCGTATCTCGAGACCGTCAAGCGCGAGGTCGGATCGCTCGAAGGCGTCGCCGGCTATCTTTCCACCGGGGATACGCTGGTCGACGCGCGCTCGCTCGCCGTGGCGCGCCGCGCCGCCGGCGGCGCGATCGCCGCGATGGAGGCCGCGGTGCGCTACGACGCGCCCGTCTTCGCGCTGGTGCGCCCGCCCGGACACCACGCCGAAGGCGCGCGCGGCATGGGGTTCTGCGTCTTCAATAACGCGGCCATCGCGGCGCGCGCGTATCTCGCCGCGCACGGCGGTCGCGTGCTCGTCGTCGATTTCGATTACCATCACGGCAACGGCACGCAAGCGGCGGCGGGCGATGGACTATCCTACGTCTCGACGCACGCTTTTCCGGCATATCCCGGTACCGGGACGATTCGCGATAACTACCGCCTCGGCGCCGATGCGATTGCAAACGTCCCGCTGCCCACCCACGCGTTCGGCACCGAGCCCTTCGTCGCGCTCTGGGAACGGTTGCTGCCGGAGATCGCGCGACACACGCGGCCCGATCTCTTGATCGTCAGCGCCGGCTTCGACTACGTCGCAGGCGACCCGGTTGGAGATCTCGGCGTTGACGCGGAGGCCGCGGGACCGCTGGCCGCGCTCGTGGGATCGGTGGCCCAAGAGTATTGCAAAGGCCGCGTTGCCTACGTGCTCGAGGGCGGCTACGATGTAGACGCGCTCGCGCGATCGGTCTCGCTCGTTCTTTCAACGCACGATGCAGGCATTACCGAGCGCAGCGCCGCGCGAACGCAAGCCGTTCCGCCGCCGCAATTGGCCGCGCTCGAGCGCATTCGCGATCTACGCTAA
- a CDS encoding NADH:flavin oxidoreductase/NADH oxidase, which translates to MSALFSPIAFRSLELANRIVVSPMCQYSAIDGSASDWHVVNLGQFALSGPALAFTEATHVSPEGRITPHCLGLYSDANEAALERVVRFVHEWTRSAVGVQLAHAGRKGSTQPPWDGGGRYDGPDAWQPVAPSALAYTDGWHVPRELDARGLQKVRDDFVAAAQRAERIGVDAIELHFAHGYLAHEFLSPLSNQRTDAYGGSRENRMRFPLELFAAVRAVWPAHKPLGVRISASDYVEGGWDLDDSVALALELKKLGCDFIDCSGGGLSPLQKIAVEPGYQVPFAQTIRERTGVPTMAVGMITDPAQAEAIVSQGRADCVELARGFIRHPRWTWDAADELGAEPFVPNQYQRGRGRQPAAR; encoded by the coding sequence ATGAGTGCGTTGTTTTCACCTATTGCGTTTCGCTCGCTCGAATTGGCGAATCGGATCGTCGTTTCGCCGATGTGTCAGTATTCGGCCATCGATGGTTCGGCTAGCGACTGGCACGTCGTGAACCTCGGGCAGTTCGCGCTCTCGGGACCGGCACTCGCCTTCACGGAAGCGACCCACGTGAGTCCCGAAGGGCGGATCACGCCGCATTGTCTGGGGCTCTACAGCGACGCAAACGAAGCCGCGCTCGAACGAGTGGTGCGCTTCGTACACGAATGGACGCGCAGCGCCGTCGGCGTGCAACTCGCACATGCGGGGCGCAAAGGTTCCACGCAGCCGCCGTGGGACGGCGGGGGCCGCTACGACGGGCCGGATGCGTGGCAGCCGGTCGCGCCGAGCGCGCTTGCCTACACCGACGGTTGGCACGTGCCGCGCGAACTCGACGCGCGCGGGCTGCAAAAAGTCCGCGATGACTTCGTCGCGGCCGCGCAGCGCGCCGAGCGAATCGGCGTCGATGCGATCGAACTGCATTTCGCGCACGGCTATCTCGCCCACGAATTTCTTTCGCCACTCTCGAACCAGCGCACCGATGCGTACGGTGGCAGTCGCGAAAACCGCATGCGCTTTCCGCTCGAACTCTTCGCGGCCGTGCGCGCCGTCTGGCCGGCGCACAAACCGTTGGGCGTTCGCATTTCGGCCAGCGACTACGTGGAAGGCGGGTGGGATCTCGATGATTCGGTCGCGCTCGCGCTCGAACTGAAAAAACTCGGCTGCGACTTCATCGACTGCAGCGGCGGCGGTCTCTCGCCGCTGCAAAAGATTGCGGTCGAGCCCGGATACCAGGTGCCGTTCGCGCAGACGATTCGCGAGCGAACCGGCGTGCCGACGATGGCCGTCGGTATGATCACCGATCCGGCGCAGGCCGAAGCGATCGTTTCGCAAGGGCGCGCGGATTGCGTGGAACTGGCGCGCGGCTTCATTCGCCATCCTCGCTGGACCTGGGATGCGGCCGACGAACTCGGCGCCGAGCCGTTCGTGCCAAACCAATATCAGCGCGGGCGGGGCCGCCAACCGGCCGCACGGTAG
- a CDS encoding anti-sigma factor produces the protein MQHATTDQLIDYIHGALAPEEDAFVHTHIDTCGACREEYASEVSLTELLRTHAAAEEREMPSTIKAAIWQQIRDAAPSPAQRVIAWMRPAIALPIAAAIVLAAYFGLHTQPVSAAPMIDAAYLLQDHAAMNSTVPFGDRTGANPATLEGQSSASGDQTAVNVEPVAYTADANR, from the coding sequence ATGCAGCACGCAACAACCGACCAACTCATCGACTACATCCACGGGGCGCTAGCGCCCGAAGAGGATGCATTCGTTCACACCCATATCGATACGTGCGGCGCCTGTCGCGAAGAATACGCTTCCGAAGTTTCGCTCACGGAGCTTCTTCGCACGCACGCCGCGGCCGAGGAACGGGAGATGCCCTCGACGATTAAGGCTGCGATTTGGCAGCAGATTCGCGACGCCGCTCCATCCCCGGCCCAACGCGTGATCGCGTGGATGCGCCCCGCGATCGCCCTGCCCATCGCCGCAGCCATCGTGTTGGCCGCCTACTTCGGCCTGCACACGCAACCGGTTTCGGCGGCGCCGATGATCGATGCCGCATACTTGCTGCAGGATCACGCCGCGATGAACTCGACCGTGCCGTTCGGCGATCGAACCGGCGCAAACCCGGCAACGCTCGAGGGTCAATCCTCGGCGTCGGGCGATCAAACCGCGGTGAACGTGGAGCCCGTGGCATATACGGCGGATGCAAATCGTTAG